TAACCTTGTCTGGGCACAAGAAAGAAATTAACCCTGAAAACTTATTGTTGGAGAGATCGAGAAACAACACTTTGTAAAGGAATGAAGGGATCGGACCTTCCAATTGGTTCCtactcaaattcacataatgAAAGATGAGGGAAACTCAAATCCTGAGTCAGGTATTATTCCTCTAATTTGGTTGTTGGAGACATCTATATATAAATAATCTTGTTCTGGATAATGAGACAGCCCGTCCCAAAACCAACTTGGAAGGATATCAGAAATTTCAAGAATCTGATAATTTTTTTGAGTTTGAAGCCATTTGGGAAAATGTGGACCCATCTTGCAAGAGCCCAATGCTATGTAATCCAATTGGAAAGGAGGAACCCAATTAGAGTTGAAGCTTAAAGCTAGTGAGTTGGAGGACAAATCCAAATGAGTTAATCtggagagattggagaaatgGCTCTCTGAAACCAACCCTTCCAAAGTGTTGTTGTAAAGGAACAATCGTTGCAGATTACATAACCTGGAAAAAGATTTCGGAATCCCTCCTTCAATTTGGTTATCAGAGAGATAAAGATACGCAAGAGAGCTCATGTTTCCTAAAACATGGGGAATCGAACCAGTTAATTGGTTGTAAAAGAGTTTGAGAATAACAAGGTTGGTACTGTAGTTTGACAACcataaaaatattgaagaagtaaGTTGGTTGGAAGAGAGGTCAACATGAGCAAGAGACTTTGAAGAATTTATGTTAAAAAAAGTACTGGAATGAATAAGAGGAGAAGGAAGACCACATCCAGCCAATGACAAGTTTGTAAGTTTAGGGAGCATATTAATTGCTTCCAGCCAGTCATAAGAATTACTGAGATTGCTCCCACTGAGATCCAAATAGGTTAACGATGAAAGGAGAGGGAGCCATGAATTAAGATTTTCAACACTAGCAAAGTCATTGTCGCTGAGATCGAGATATTGCAAGTGGGTAAGGTTTCCAACCTGACTTGATAATCGACCACCAAGAGCTACACGGGGATCAAGTTTGACAACATGGCCGGTATATTTGTCGCAGTAGACTCCTTCCCATATGCAACACTCTTGTTTTTGGGCTTCGCTTCCCCACGAAGAGAGGAGACTGTAATCAACCACAAGGCCTCGTTTGAAAGCAAGGAGTGCTTCCCTTTCTCTCTGTATGCACCTGATCACCTTGGGCACCTTAGCAATATCCCTGTGGCCAACTACTCCAGAAGAAATATTATTGAAATCAAGGGATAGGGAATGGTTGCAACATTGTAACATAATTAACACAGCAAATATTGAAGCATGAAATAGTTTGAAGCACATAATTCCCCCGCCCTGCATCTCAACaacaatgaagaagaaaaagtatTTACGCTCTGTTAACGGAAATTAATTTGGAAGAAGATTGCAACACTgcaagtgtatatatatacaaatataaaGTTTCCTTTTACAAATAACTCGAGTGGCCACTTATTCACTTGACTTGACTTGTTACTGCACCTTCTAGCTTCTCCAAGGCCAAGGGATGAAAAGGAAAGTTGGGTAATGAAAAAGAAAGTCGGGTGAAATGGGTTTCGATCAGTCAATATCATTACAACTCCACAAGTGGAAGAAATACATGTGGAGAGTCTGGACGTCTGGAAGAAATACATGGAATCCAACTGGAAAGGAGGAATCCAATCAGAACAATCCACAAGTCTAGACGTGTGGAAGAAACAGGTAAAAGGACAAAATATGTATCTTGCCCACAAGTCCAGACGTGTGGAAGAATCAAGTAAAATGACACAATATGTATTCTTGTCCACAAGTCCATACGTGTGGAAGAAACAAGTAAAAGCGACACAATATGTATTATTGTTAGGTGTGACTTGACTTCACTCCACACAAGTGGCCTGGAATTACTACACAACAATCGTGTTAAAGAGCATCCAAGtatataaaaaaactaatacATGATGACTCGTCTCTTCAAAACATTGATAACATCTGCAAAGACTGCATCAACAATCAACACAAATCCGTGTTGAGTGTTTGATCCGTTTATGTTTTAGAAGCCTGTTTTGTACTCGTAATTCACATTATTTGGACCCGgctaaaaaacacaaaaaccatCTTTCAACCCTTGAGAGAACAAATTCACATTTATTTTCCAAAAGGGTGTGAAAATCTCCTCAAATTTATGTAAAGCAATTAGAAAGGAGGAATCCAATTAGAACCAAAGCTTAAAGTTGGAGGAGAAATCCAGACGTCAATCTGGAGAGTCGCCAGAAATGACATTCTGAAATCCCCCTTCAAATTCGTTAGTTAAATAAAAGAGAGATCTAGATATGCAAGAGAGCTCATGTTTCCAATGACATTGGGAATTAAGCCAGTTAATTAGTTGTCAGAGAGGACAACACGAACAAGAGATTTAGAAGAATTTAAGGTAATTAGAGAAGGAAGACTGCATTCAGCCAATGCCAAGTTCCTAAGACCTGGAGTTTATTAGTTGCTTCCAGCCATTCATAACCATTAATGAGATTGCTCCAAGTCAAGTCCAAACATGTCAAACAAGAAATAAGAGGAAGACATGAATTGAGATTTTCAGCATTCGTAATGTCATTACCTGTAAGATCATAATATGCAACAGTGTTGAGTTTTCCAACCTGACTAGGAAGTTGACCACCAAAAGAAGCATAAGAGAGATTAAGATATCTTAAACTTAAGAGAAGCAATGAAATATGGAATTTGGCTCACAATGAAGTTAATATCCCAAAGGTCCAAATACTTCAAATGCTACAACTCAATCAGTTTTAGGACTCGTCGTCTTACCTCACAAATATCACCAACGAACTTCCAGTCTCCTTTCCGATCAAatgagtgataggagcatatttatgcgacttagttaacttattttcttgcattttcatagctagtttctacttattatagtgttttaatctattttcgtgtgtttgtaggtccaaataacaaagttggcaagaaactGCAATTTGAagcattttgaagcagttttgggcatcatatggatagcttatgagtggagcaagatggattgacgaatttgaagaccaaagacgtctaggaatgtgctaaagagttgaagaaataaatccaagacaaagaagataaggaatcagctcaaaaggagatattatccaaaaccttatccaaccttatcttatccaaacaaaccttatcttatcttatcctttcctaatctagccttatcttatcttatcttatccaaatcagttTGTGCTCTAATTTCAGCCATTTAtaagggataattatgcatttaaaatacatatttcagattctagaagccttatccctaTCCTACATTCGTGTCACACCTTagcctttctagaagccttttTTCCTAGTTGTGCCGCACCCTATATCCTTGTTCCTGATGGTTTTTGATGTGTAATCCTTTTTCCCCTTGGTTTCTGCCAAACCCTATCCTTTTCCTCAAGGATTGTGCAATCCTTTTCCCCTTAGAAATTGTGACAAATCCTTCTCCTTGACAGCCTTGTGCCATGGGTTTGCCCTATAAATATAACTCTTCTGCCACATAAATCACCACCACCCCCATATTCATTCTACACCACAATTCACGCCAATTTCTCAGAGATTCATCGAGTAACGCagcaaggaaggaagaaggagctTTGTGCTGTGGCTTGCAATCCAAGGAGGGTTCGAATCTGCCGTTGGTGTTGCTGGGACGTTCCTGGTTCTTTCTATCtttaaatttgtttcaattttggcTTTAATGTTTAATTCAGTTTCtaaagacatgtggaactaatttctttttagttagaggtgaattcgaaaccatgagtatatgctttatatgaattgattacatccggttattgtttcttgagtcttgaatgtgatttgcttatctgagttattaaaacttgtttatgtatgttgattgaggatgcatacttagtttgcatgcatgaatttgatgctagagtataagggagtttcacctaatcattatgaacttatattcacaagtagtaaaagtcactagtcatgattgtgttaagtaaatcctaggcagaAGTattatgcttttcatagttacgaatgtgtcaatgcttatgattttcaaagaacttaatgacctttgatatgttttctatcatgcttttcatagttagtggacttgagaaggataatttggttgtgatgcgtatcccgtccaattcaatgaaataaggaaaatctgatggttaatttgtgctatcacggttaacttagggtgttgtcattcatggtttaaagaagtaataactggaaattggtttgtttgcatatgtcatgtgtggagaaggaccctctaactagcctttcacccttttcaattcatcaaattcgttttcttaaagtgttttatgcaaggtttttgttttaagttttaaattcgtaAAAAACAATCCCCCtttcattaagtcttgttagttaagtcataatctgttttcttttaatcttttgagtcaagttaagtttattttcgtcaaaatcacttgttaggtctagaattgagttttttttattgtttgttgttgttttgagtgttttgagtcaattttgagtctatagagtctaatttagtgtttttaagtcttatttgtgttgattagcatccctagttaatctccGGTCTAGAACAATCCCTCCTAGTTAATCTCCGGTCTAGAACAATCCTTACATGTTTACTACAATTAtcaacaatagggtttaatttgtgtgtcaagttaaatTTCACATCAATGAGTCAACTTGATTCACACAATCCCATCCCAATGTAACATGGCTGGTTCGGTTGTTGCAATGGATGCCTAACCATTTGCGAGAATCTTGCTTGTGGGCTTCTCTTCCCCATGGAGAGAGAAGATTGTAGTCATTCACGAGGCCCTGTTTGAAAGCAAGGAGTGCTTCCCTTTCCCTCTCTATGCACCTCATCACCTTGTGGCCAATTACTCATCTTGAAGAAATATACTAAATCATGAAATGAACCCGAAACAGTCTTAAAAGTTCTTTCAGTACCTCAACCAACCTGGGGAAGCTGAAATCACCAAAACTTAAAACCCAGCAAGCAAAAGCTTCACAGCTCACAGAAAATCTATTCGCACCAAAAAACCAGTAAAGCACTTTTTCAGTtgacccccaaaaaaaaaaaaacacaaaatcccTTTAAGCTTCTTATCCAATATTCAAAACCCTTATTTCACATTTTCTATGATCATCTTTATTTTAGGTATTTGGGGAATCCTCCTTAATAGACGAAATAGTCTCGTTAAGCTAATTCCACCCACTTCTTGAATCACATAAAGAGGTTCCTATTGGTCAAAGAAATGAGCAACCACGTGGTTGAAGTCTTATCTTAGCACTTTATCACCTATCTTTGCCAGGGGAGTCCCGTCTTTCCATCCCTTCCTACACCAAATTGCCCATGTGCTGTCATTgcccacaaagcttcacttttCTGGGTTTCTTTCACTCTACGTCCTTAAAAACATACCACGAGTCAAGGgtattaaattaagtaacaataAAATCATTCTCGTATTAATTTACTCCACAATTTTTCTAAATCCCACCGCCAACGGTGTTGGAGTTTATTGGtgagatttgaattgaattttgttGTGTGGATTGATTGGGAATGGGGCCAACGGCCAACACAAGCCGAGACTTTCAATCATTTGCTAACTTTACGACTAATAAGGTGCACCAGGGTACAATTTAGTATTTAATCTTGATTTTTCCTtactataaaataatatttaaaaataataaaaaataaaaaataaaaaaaaaagtttagatACAAATCATGAGTGAGCATCTTTGTAAAGGTGGTGAAGATATGAATCTTTTGGACACAAAATGTTGAGACACAAATGCATAAACCCATGAGAATAATGTTTGTCTTCAAGATGAACTGCATGTTAAAAAGAAACCGAAATGAGATTCTTAAACGATTCCACCCCGCCCCTTCTTTTCTCTCCTCCTCTCTTTCCAATATCGCTTGTACGATAAACTTGTTCATAGGATAGTAAAAGTTGTTCAGAACCACGCTAAGTATATGATTAAGATGAATGTGATTTTACCTAAACTATATCAACACGGTGTTCGTTAAGCACCATATATACTCAAATTAAATCTAAACAGAAAAGAACTACATTGTATGGATTTGTTCTACTCAAAACGAAAAATCCCTTACCTACCTTTTTTGGGGATAGTATCCCTACATGTACACAGCctgcacctttgtttgtacaTGAACTGCACCTGCTGCTTCCCTAACAACGACCAGACACTATATAAGAATTGAGAAATGTATTTATACAGAAACGATAACAGAGCAAAAAACACTGAAGCAAAGAGAAACAGGCACAAAACAATGAATAATAGAGCCAAAGGCAGAGTAAAGCTCACCTTGATTGAGAAATTTCGGTCAATGTCATTAGGATCCATTTCGGTCTCTCTGAGATCCCAATCAACATCAGAGTGAAAGCCACTAATTCTTTGACGGATTGGACGCATTTTCAAACTCCAAGTTTATTCCACTTTTAGTTTGGGACACAAAGACCAGCTCTCACTATTGTTTTTCCCCAAATTAAACGTTCAGAATTTTTTTACTCTTGTTAATATATGTTATATAGGACAATACATATAAGTTGCCATCAAAGCTAAGTACGAATGCGTGTGAGAGAGAAGTGAGTGCTAGGTTTGTGAGCATTGACAACCATGACAAGTGAGGGTGGGAGAAGAATGGGATGGATACTGTGTGAGGTTAAGACAGCAAGTTCGAAAAGAAATTGTTAAAACTTAATCAGAATCCTAGTCATTAAAACGATCTAATACAAACAAACAAGCAGCCTTTACGTATGTAACTTGCTTGCAAGCCCATTGGTTACCGGAGTTGCCTCACACAACATATGGCTAAATTCATCCTGTGCCTGTTTTGGAGAGAAGAGCGCGATATATTGTAGAAGCATATGGAGTTTCCATGTGTGAAATGTTTATACTATTATAGTAAGACATTACTCAAATCTAGATAGAAACAAATCATTGTTCGCATATAAATGTATTCATTGTCATTCTTTTTTTAAGCTAACTCCACTCAAAGAACTCTCaatacttacataaaacacaaaaaaaaatcctgCAAAATTTGTGTACGGGCAATCTACTTCTAGAAACAGATTCCCGatacaaaacaaggaaaaacaCAAATGACGATACAAATAACCCCTGCTCTAGACACTTTCTTTCGGTTTTCTATAAAGATTGTTGTAAATGGCAACGACTAGCATACAAATAAGATAAGAATTGCATTCTTACTACTGAGTTCTGACTTTCTTTAACCTGTACATGAGGGACTCAATAGATTTTTGTAAGCTTGTGCTATCTCTCTGTGCCACTTCCTGAGAAGCGAGGTGTAAACTTTGAATCCCGCGACCCAAACTGGCGATTGATGGAGCTGCAGGTAGTGATTCAGCAGCACATTCAATCCCATCTCCATACGCAACCAGACCAGCACAAGTTGCAATACTACATCCAAATGTAGCCCACGGTAGGACACCAATTTTCTGGATATGCCGTTTCCTCATTATTTGATAGAATGCTGTTCTCATGGCTGAAAAGCTAGTCTTCTCTGCAGCAGCTATAACACTATGGGCAGCTGCTCGGATCTTCTCAGCAGAAGCAGTTGCTTTCAGTATAGTTGTTGATTTGACACCTGGAGCTACCACTTTTGAGGGGCCAACAGTTTTACTAAGAGCAAATCCCAATGTCTTATGGGTTTGACTTAGAAAGAGTTTGAGTGAAGCTGGGATTTTAAACGTCACCACTTTCATCAAGGTTGAAGCAGGAACCTTGAGTGTCGCGGCCTTAGAGAGTGAAGATGCTCCTAAAACTGCTGTTGCCCCGGCCCCTACTGCCACCAATGGTTTGTCAGTTAGTAGTCGTTTCCTGTCAGTGTCATTTGACATTTCCCCCTCACCTTCGCAATTATTAACAAGCTCTCCGACCATATCCTTGACCTCTAAAGGGACAGGAGTGTTCCAGTGTTTTCTAAGACCTGCTAAGCCACTAGCATCCACTACTGCCACTATGGTCTTGAACTTCTTTGTTTGGCCACGAAGTGCCTCTACCAGCAGAGCATGTGACTTGTCCTCAACTGGAAGATCAGAAAACTCAACCTTATTTAAATTCGAATCCCTTATTTTATTAAAGGGAAGCCGACCAGCATTATTCAGGGAAATTCTCAGCCCCTCGACTGCAATCCGAAAGGCATAGACTTCAGATATAACACTGGTATCTACAGCTTCACCTCTGTTCACATCATAAAGCATCTTTTGCGCATAAGCTAAAGCCTTTCCCATTGCTGGGAGATCAGAAAAGATATTATGTAGATCCAAAAGAAATGGATAAATCGACTGAGCAAACTGTGGGGCCTCATAAT
This region of Malus domestica chromosome 07, GDT2T_hap1 genomic DNA includes:
- the LOC103401917 gene encoding uncharacterized protein, which gives rise to MALAFVLNLRNIWPFSVLKSDDLTISNELVHKLRIPERTKQFVYAVREPETQSVIYILSAQSLSQWSASDADCLIREIRPDAVVAQVGHSTLTEIQSEESVLSDGFDYSFPTSSLGVLKRCFLEKVNKERYEDIAGNLVLQKIFGVGFHGHFLAAKRVAQEVGSSFLVLELPFVKSSGAENTPGELETLSKFQGLVSSLVPQKVGSVASSSLRRLYITNDIQSQMVKLLSPYIDLSISRLNPSTSVSEVAPKEIQLQSNYEAPQFAQSIYPFLLDLHNIFSDLPAMGKALAYAQKMLYDVNRGEAVDTSVISEVYAFRIAVEGLRISLNNAGRLPFNKIRDSNLNKVEFSDLPVEDKSHALLVEALRGQTKKFKTIVAVVDASGLAGLRKHWNTPVPLEVKDMVGELVNNCEGEGEMSNDTDRKRLLTDKPLVAVGAGATAVLGASSLSKAATLKVPASTLMKVVTFKIPASLKLFLSQTHKTLGFALSKTVGPSKVVAPGVKSTTILKATASAEKIRAAAHSVIAAAEKTSFSAMRTAFYQIMRKRHIQKIGVLPWATFGCSIATCAGLVAYGDGIECAAESLPAAPSIASLGRGIQSLHLASQEVAQRDSTSLQKSIESLMYRLKKVRTQ